One stretch of Apis cerana isolate GH-2021 linkage group LG8, AcerK_1.0, whole genome shotgun sequence DNA includes these proteins:
- the LOC107996501 gene encoding carbohydrate sulfotransferase 4 isoform X3, translating to MDVEIRPRIIKIQDPATAYFRSIENVTLSEIQEVVDQQRKAIEKEMEGYKYPNGKYGVNVSKLEDLVLEKGGRPMRSVILTSWRSGSTFLGDVVNAHPANFYHYEPLLDFGIVQIRGPPLADEALSNLEALLKCDFNNLDRYLDYGKTHPWVFNHNTHLWKQCQIHKKICWDPRFVSKFCKLFPFQSMKIVRLRLRAAEKLLQQEDLGIRLVLLVRDPRGILQSRKHREWCPTNPDCSDPVLVCADMVSDFSTAVQLIEKYPHTFRVVRYEDLSVDPYRHVKELYNFYGLDFHINVKKFLDTHTKNDVGGVSSTFRNSKVAPFHWRTDLDFEEVDEIQRVCAPAMQLWGYIMASNSSHQKDFDPLTDYQLQL from the exons ATG gaTGTGGAAATAAGACCACGTATCATCAAAATTCAAGATCCAGCAACG GCATACTTTAGATCTATTGAAAATGTTACTCTTTCTGAGATACAAGAAGTTGTTGATCAACAGAGAAAAgcaatcgaaaaagaaatggaaggaTATAAATATCCCAATGGAAAATATGGAGTTAATGTCAG TAAATTGGAAGATTTAGTAttagaaaaaggaggaagaccTATGAGAAGTGTAATTTTAACAAGTTGGCGAAGTGGAAGTACATTTCTTGGGGATGTAGTTAATGCACATCcagcaaatttttatcattatgaaCCTCTACTTGATTTTGGAATTGTACAGATTAGGGGCCCACCACTCGCTGATGAAGCACTTAGTAATCTTGAAGCATTACTAAAGtgtgattttaataatcttg ATCGATATTTAGATTATGGCAAAACACATCCTTGGGTCTTCAATCATAACACGCATTTATGGAAACAATGTcaaattcacaaaaaaatttgttgggATCCACGATTCGTTtctaaattttgcaaattatttccCTTTCAGTCGATGAAAATAGTTCGTTTACGATTGCGTGCTGcagaaaaattgttacaacAAGAAGA ttTAGGAATACGTTTAGTTCTATTAGTTCGTGACCCGAGAGGAATTTTGCAATCTAGAAAACATCGAGAATGGTGTCCTACTAATCCTGATTGCTCAGATCCTGTATTAGTATGTGCAGATATGGTTTCAGATTTTAGTACGGCTGTACAACTTATAGAAAAGTATCCACATACTTTCAG gGTAGTACGTTACGAAGACTTATCTGTAGATCCCTACAGACATGTGAAGGAACTGTATAATTTCTATGGTTTAGATTTccatataaatgtaaaaaaatttttagatactcATACAAAAAATGATGTCGGCGGTGTTTCAAGCACTTTTCGAAATTCTAAAGTGGCGCCCTTTCATTGGCGGACAGATCTTGATTTTGAAGAAGTTGATGAGATACAAAGAGTGTGTGCACCAGCTATGCAATTATGGGGATACATTATGGCATCGAATTCTAGCCACCAAAAGGATTTCGATCCACTCACAGATTATCAATTGCAATTGTGA
- the LOC107996501 gene encoding carbohydrate sulfotransferase 4 isoform X1 produces the protein MIPSINYIGPKMSKRLSFYGLVGLASLCIFFLAFNQRYSSYLEHRLQPVISDVEIRPRIIKIQDPATAYFRSIENVTLSEIQEVVDQQRKAIEKEMEGYKYPNGKYGVNVSKLEDLVLEKGGRPMRSVILTSWRSGSTFLGDVVNAHPANFYHYEPLLDFGIVQIRGPPLADEALSNLEALLKCDFNNLDRYLDYGKTHPWVFNHNTHLWKQCQIHKKICWDPRFVSKFCKLFPFQSMKIVRLRLRAAEKLLQQEDLGIRLVLLVRDPRGILQSRKHREWCPTNPDCSDPVLVCADMVSDFSTAVQLIEKYPHTFRVVRYEDLSVDPYRHVKELYNFYGLDFHINVKKFLDTHTKNDVGGVSSTFRNSKVAPFHWRTDLDFEEVDEIQRVCAPAMQLWGYIMASNSSHQKDFDPLTDYQLQL, from the exons ATGATCCCAAG tattaattatataggaCCAAAGATGTCAAAACGACTGAGCTTCTATGGTCTAGTAGGCCTGGCGTCCCTTTGCATCTTCTTCTTAGCATTTAATCAACGCTACAGCAGCTACCTTGAGCATCGACTTCAGCCGGTGATATCG gaTGTGGAAATAAGACCACGTATCATCAAAATTCAAGATCCAGCAACG GCATACTTTAGATCTATTGAAAATGTTACTCTTTCTGAGATACAAGAAGTTGTTGATCAACAGAGAAAAgcaatcgaaaaagaaatggaaggaTATAAATATCCCAATGGAAAATATGGAGTTAATGTCAG TAAATTGGAAGATTTAGTAttagaaaaaggaggaagaccTATGAGAAGTGTAATTTTAACAAGTTGGCGAAGTGGAAGTACATTTCTTGGGGATGTAGTTAATGCACATCcagcaaatttttatcattatgaaCCTCTACTTGATTTTGGAATTGTACAGATTAGGGGCCCACCACTCGCTGATGAAGCACTTAGTAATCTTGAAGCATTACTAAAGtgtgattttaataatcttg ATCGATATTTAGATTATGGCAAAACACATCCTTGGGTCTTCAATCATAACACGCATTTATGGAAACAATGTcaaattcacaaaaaaatttgttgggATCCACGATTCGTTtctaaattttgcaaattatttccCTTTCAGTCGATGAAAATAGTTCGTTTACGATTGCGTGCTGcagaaaaattgttacaacAAGAAGA ttTAGGAATACGTTTAGTTCTATTAGTTCGTGACCCGAGAGGAATTTTGCAATCTAGAAAACATCGAGAATGGTGTCCTACTAATCCTGATTGCTCAGATCCTGTATTAGTATGTGCAGATATGGTTTCAGATTTTAGTACGGCTGTACAACTTATAGAAAAGTATCCACATACTTTCAG gGTAGTACGTTACGAAGACTTATCTGTAGATCCCTACAGACATGTGAAGGAACTGTATAATTTCTATGGTTTAGATTTccatataaatgtaaaaaaatttttagatactcATACAAAAAATGATGTCGGCGGTGTTTCAAGCACTTTTCGAAATTCTAAAGTGGCGCCCTTTCATTGGCGGACAGATCTTGATTTTGAAGAAGTTGATGAGATACAAAGAGTGTGTGCACCAGCTATGCAATTATGGGGATACATTATGGCATCGAATTCTAGCCACCAAAAGGATTTCGATCCACTCACAGATTATCAATTGCAATTGTGA
- the LOC107996501 gene encoding carbohydrate sulfotransferase 4 isoform X2 produces the protein MSKRLSFYGLVGLASLCIFFLAFNQRYSSYLEHRLQPVISDVEIRPRIIKIQDPATAYFRSIENVTLSEIQEVVDQQRKAIEKEMEGYKYPNGKYGVNVSKLEDLVLEKGGRPMRSVILTSWRSGSTFLGDVVNAHPANFYHYEPLLDFGIVQIRGPPLADEALSNLEALLKCDFNNLDRYLDYGKTHPWVFNHNTHLWKQCQIHKKICWDPRFVSKFCKLFPFQSMKIVRLRLRAAEKLLQQEDLGIRLVLLVRDPRGILQSRKHREWCPTNPDCSDPVLVCADMVSDFSTAVQLIEKYPHTFRVVRYEDLSVDPYRHVKELYNFYGLDFHINVKKFLDTHTKNDVGGVSSTFRNSKVAPFHWRTDLDFEEVDEIQRVCAPAMQLWGYIMASNSSHQKDFDPLTDYQLQL, from the exons ATGTCAAAACGACTGAGCTTCTATGGTCTAGTAGGCCTGGCGTCCCTTTGCATCTTCTTCTTAGCATTTAATCAACGCTACAGCAGCTACCTTGAGCATCGACTTCAGCCGGTGATATCG gaTGTGGAAATAAGACCACGTATCATCAAAATTCAAGATCCAGCAACG GCATACTTTAGATCTATTGAAAATGTTACTCTTTCTGAGATACAAGAAGTTGTTGATCAACAGAGAAAAgcaatcgaaaaagaaatggaaggaTATAAATATCCCAATGGAAAATATGGAGTTAATGTCAG TAAATTGGAAGATTTAGTAttagaaaaaggaggaagaccTATGAGAAGTGTAATTTTAACAAGTTGGCGAAGTGGAAGTACATTTCTTGGGGATGTAGTTAATGCACATCcagcaaatttttatcattatgaaCCTCTACTTGATTTTGGAATTGTACAGATTAGGGGCCCACCACTCGCTGATGAAGCACTTAGTAATCTTGAAGCATTACTAAAGtgtgattttaataatcttg ATCGATATTTAGATTATGGCAAAACACATCCTTGGGTCTTCAATCATAACACGCATTTATGGAAACAATGTcaaattcacaaaaaaatttgttgggATCCACGATTCGTTtctaaattttgcaaattatttccCTTTCAGTCGATGAAAATAGTTCGTTTACGATTGCGTGCTGcagaaaaattgttacaacAAGAAGA ttTAGGAATACGTTTAGTTCTATTAGTTCGTGACCCGAGAGGAATTTTGCAATCTAGAAAACATCGAGAATGGTGTCCTACTAATCCTGATTGCTCAGATCCTGTATTAGTATGTGCAGATATGGTTTCAGATTTTAGTACGGCTGTACAACTTATAGAAAAGTATCCACATACTTTCAG gGTAGTACGTTACGAAGACTTATCTGTAGATCCCTACAGACATGTGAAGGAACTGTATAATTTCTATGGTTTAGATTTccatataaatgtaaaaaaatttttagatactcATACAAAAAATGATGTCGGCGGTGTTTCAAGCACTTTTCGAAATTCTAAAGTGGCGCCCTTTCATTGGCGGACAGATCTTGATTTTGAAGAAGTTGATGAGATACAAAGAGTGTGTGCACCAGCTATGCAATTATGGGGATACATTATGGCATCGAATTCTAGCCACCAAAAGGATTTCGATCCACTCACAGATTATCAATTGCAATTGTGA